The following DNA comes from Pseudophryne corroboree isolate aPseCor3 chromosome 8, aPseCor3.hap2, whole genome shotgun sequence.
CCTTTTTCATTCACGTCACCTTGGACCTTTTCAGAGTTAGAGATGTCTGTCCTTATTTTCCATGGAAGAAAACACATGGAGTGATCTAACCGTGGAGCAGGACTGGGGGAATCAAACTTCAGCTGTGTCCATACATTCTTTTCTAAAGGATGTTGAAGAAAGTTCAAATGTGACAAGTGTAACTGTTCAAGTTTCAGTATGGTGGACcttatttttctccttaaatagcaAGTTAAGTACTTTCTAACAAGCACCTGATAAGACAATTTTTCTGTCCTCCTCAAAATCATTAAAGTCTTTTTAAAATCTCTCTAGAGAGTAGGTCAGTATGGTTTCCAGTCCCATTCACAGTCTCTCAGGCTGTAAGGAAAGATGTGTTCAAAGCTGGGCCGAAACTGTGTACCCAGCCGACGGCAGATGCAACAGAACGATATATTGCTGcctaaagtattaaaactttaaaactttTAAAAGGGAATGGGTAACGAATAAACTTCAAAGTGTGAGGCTTCCTCCAGAACAATACACAGATCAGTACACCGCTGTTCCCACGTAACTGAAAAGGCACTCACATTAAAGTTCACCctcgcgttcccataaaggtatctttgaagcTATGTAAAATATGACCAGCTTTATTTCAGGCAATAAGCCAAAAGAATGACACTTACATTCAAATTCAGTCTCGagtgcactgaaaggtatctttcaattccCCATACGTTGCGGACAGAAGGCAGATGAACCGATGTATAGCAAAAAACATACACTGGTTTATTCACAGACTAAAAACAGACATGAAAACTGCAAAGAAACGTCCCGCAATAGATGGGTGTCCGTCACAGCACGGATGCTTCTTCCTTTTAAAAGTTTCAACGTTTTAATACTTTAGGCAGCGCCTGTTTTTTAAGCGTTTATTTGTTCATGTCTGTATACCTTGGAACTCTAAAGGGTGAATTCCACTGATTTAAACATGGCAGCTTAGTCTGTAGCGCAGGGCTGCAAACATTTACTTTTGTTGCGATATATCGTGCAGCCTGTACACACTGCACAAATCAGATGAACAACTGCTGGATATATCATTCCCCTGCCGCATCCAAATGCATGGGATCATTAGCCACATCTTCAGATTGGGCTGCATGTACAAGCAGATCTGAAGATGCGACAGACGACCCACAAGATTGCACAATAGTGTGTATGCATTTGACGATTTGAAACATTTATAGTTGCAAATGGAGCAATCgttcaaaaaaaaatttaaaaaaaaaattgtttagtgTGTTGTCTACTCTGTAGAAATACTCTGTGGTCATGTAATGGCAAAGTGGGGAGACGGAGGGTGAGAATTTTACAGTGCACACTCAGTTGAGGAGCATCAGTACAAAGCCTCCGATTACGTGGACAATATGACTGGTTGCCATGCTAGTCACATGACACTGTGCAGAACTATAAACCATTAATAGCAGCCTAAAGAAACAAAATCAAGGAAAATGTTTTTCTATAAAACTTGTCTTCTAGTCTGCCCCAGTGATTGATGTGGAAACATGCACCTCATTTTTCATGGGATtgcttataaagaaaaaaaaaaaaaagctaccattttttttcgtTGCTCTAATTGTACAGTTTTGAACAAAAGTTCTTTGGTTTGgagacagtcaggatcctggcggtcgggatcccggcagcagcatcTCAAGGGAAAGTactggggttatgtttaggctgcaggaggggacagtaagggtaagtactggggttatgtttaggctgcaggaggggacggtaagggttaggctgtgagtgggatggtttagggttagtgttaaaatACTTAATGGGATCCGTTGGGATTCTGatgttgggatgccactgttggcctTTGTCTGATCCCAACCTCCAGGATTCCGATACCATATCTTTGGTGTATGTATATGAATAGCTCTTTAAGAAATTAACTCGACACCAGTTATCTTCCTCCAGAGAAGCAATGGTATcgggtcagaatgtcgacattttcTAAAGGTCGACAAGAATGTCATGTCAATATATTCATTGTGTTGACATTGTACATGACGACAGCCAAAATAAAATTTTAATGCTAAATTTAGGTTgagttagcttttttttttttctttccattattGTAGCCTAAACCTTATGTCAACACTTTAACTGGCGATATGCACAATGTCAACATAACGTCCACGTAGCCATTCTGAACGTCAAGATATACCACACCCAAAGCAAGAGCAGTGTTCTGCGCCTGGCTCCTTTGCTCCACTGAAGCCTGCAGGAATTCTCTGGATGGGCAGGAcagcttcaggtagtgaagctgtgATTGGTCAGGTTGTTAGTTAACAGAGAGCAATCTACAGAGCCCAGTGATGACAGCACCTTTAAATACACACCAAAACCCATGCAGTAcacaaggacagtgcagaatacatATGAACCGTAACAAAAAATAAAGATGATTATTCAACTGATAAACTAGTTATGGGTTAAGGCTTTAAAAACCACAACAGAAGATGACATACCTGTATCATATCTGTGCATACTGCCTATAGCCCCAGTTTCAGTCATTCCACCATAGATATAAATGGACTTTTCCCAGGAAAGTGCAGAGTGGGCTGCACAGGCAGGAGGACGGTCCCCCTTCACCTTTAGCTTCTCCCACTTCATAGTGCCTAGAGAATATTAGACTTATGTTGTGGGAACTGCATATATTTTTATAATGGATGCAGCTGTGTATGTACATATCTCCATCATATAGAAACTGTACCTGTGTCAATGCAGGACATGTCACTAAAGAAGGTGCTGCCTGCCATCCCACCGTGAATGAACAGCTTGGATCCTAAAGCTGCCAGAACGTGTCCATGCCGGGGTCTTGGGGGGTCACCAGCTGTTTCCGGCTCTGTCCATGTCAGGTTGGCTATCACAAACAAGTCGCTAATTATATGAACCACAGACATGCTATGATCATAAGCCCAGATTTTCATTTTCACGTGAGAAGGCGAATGGCCACATTTACAACATATACCCAGAGATCTTACTTATATCAAATACATGAAGTTTGTTGTCATCAACTGGCTCtgcacctctctcccctcctccaAAAACATAGAACTTGTCTCCGATGGCAGCAGACGACGTGTGATATGTCCGAGGTGTTGGGGAAGATCCCTCTACTTTGGGGCTTTTCCAAGAACTCCTCCCTAAAAACAGAAATCACAACACTGACAAGCTacacattaacaaaaaaaaaacaaaaacagaaatgTCTATAGAGTTATAGGATTGCAAAATGCAAGGTGAAAACAGCATACAATATATATCAAACAACAGCTTTAAGACAGTAGGGTCAGGATTGGGCATAAACATCTTGAATCCGTGGATCCAGCCTGCCTTGTGTGAACGGCTCATGCTGCTTGTGTAATGGTGTTGGGAATGTCTTATTGACTCACATTAGGttctaaccacttaactgacgatttttcccttcaaaagcgttaacaacattgttttttaaaaattattttatttaacaaaagttaaaaaagtattttttaaaatatttaaacattatattatgcacatctgcagaacggatctcctcatcaaaaacgggggaaCAGGGTGGGACGGTGCAGTTGCATGAAAtcggaccatgccagttaagtggttttaagacCAAGTGAGAATTGTTTAAATTCCACAGCCTTCCTGAGTATTGTTTTGGCCATGTACTTATTCTTCATCAAATTTGATATTAAATAGATTTTTACAATATTTATTGTACGCTGCTGTTACACACTTAAAAACATTTATAACCCTTTCCCTCTTAGTGGATAACCCGGGTAAATGCTGGGGTGAGCAAATGCGACTCAGGTTCTGGCTCAGTGTGAAAGGCTCAACCAGTGTTTAATCCCGTGTCCAGGAAGGCTTCAGTGTGAGCAACACAACCCAGGTCGCAATAAAAGGCTGCCGATTGGCTATCATCAGCAGGGCACTTGGCGGCAGacgtgtgcagtgtgaaagggggtcaACCGAGATCCAACATGCAGttgaaacgggttcactacgatatgccggcggtcgggctcccggcgaccagcataccggcgccgggagcccgaccgccggcttaccgacagtgtggcgagcgcaaatgagccccttgcgggcttgctgcgctcgccacgctacgggcacactattttattctccctccaggggggtcgtggacctccacgagggagaataagtgtcggtaagccggctgtcgggctcccggcgccggtatgctggtcgccgggagcccgaccgccggcatactgaagaccacccgttgaaaCAGTGAGCAGTACCCTGGGTCGGAGCAAGGGCTGCAGTATGAAAGGGGTTTAATTGCAATATTTAAAGCTTTATATTAAAACAGGCAATTAATACATACCTGGGTTTAATAATTGAACACTGTTTCTATTCTCTGCCTGTTCAGCTCCTCCAAATACCCAGATGCTCCCTGGGTTACTAATAGATGTAAAGCTTGCATGTTCATAACGTGGTAAAAGACCCTCCCAACAAGGATTGTCCCACTCGTATTTGTCTACAAATAAGGAGATCACACAGGGAAATATTCAATTGAAGACGAGTTCAGATGAAACATATGTTATAGAACATGGATATAGGTAGGATCGTTAGTAAATGTTGTTGGAAACAGTAAAAGATTTTGGCCGTGGTGCTTCCTACCTCTGgatttctctacctctccccctcagactcgccacctctctacaaaactacaaatgggctctcaagactcacatcttcatcaaacccagccatctctcatccggtATTTGGATGGGTTAAAAGGCCGACAGGTTAAAAggccgacagtcaataggtcgaccaaatggtcgacatgatcaaaagttcaacaggttcaaatggtcaacgtgacaatggtcaacacagcatatggatgacatgaggtgttttttattttttcaactcTCTCATACTATATCATCCGCGTGGGCTACAACtgggaagcatggcaagcgaagcggtaCACTTATTGTGGTTCCACGTACTCTAAGGTAAAATCGGACACCAGAAAAACCcatgaaatactcatgtcgaccttttgaccttgtgcatgccgacctattataccataaccctctcatcctaaacctctgttccatggtcCCCATCTACCCAATCTGTTTCACGCTTGTCTGtcagcccctcccctttagaatgtaagctctcacgagcagggccctctaccctcatgaccctttccttctcttacttagactatcctGTATTCCATACTCCTTATAACGGCACCTAACcatcggtttctgccaccctgatacagaaatgtttatataccatgtagtcctacattgtcttgtactgtaagtcgctgcttctttttgctcatttgtttatgtactttgttaagtGCTGCAGAACTCTTGTGGTgtcatagaaataataataataataataataataatacaaagaaaTTTTGGGAACAGTTATATTCATTTTTCGCTACCAATTTAGTTCAAAGTGCAAACAATTATGAATGGTGGAATGCTATTTACAATGTTAGTAGTTACTTTACGTGTAGCAAGATTATGCTTTTACCACGGCCATATACTAATGTTAATTATCTTCATTTCCTGAAATATGCACACATGTAAATTTGCATTTAAAGggacttttttttttaccatgtatcactttaatttattaaataaatcagtATAACTTAATGAAGCTACTGTTCAGTTTCTTCTTTGTTTTATTTACATCTTTCTTAGTTCCCTCATTTTCCTGCCAACACTTCTAGGCTAGTGCCAATGGCTTCTATATGCAAATAAATACCAGGCTCAAAATGCACATACATACAGTCTATATCCTGCACTATCATAAAAAACGAAATCTACAAATATTCATTCCAATTGTCTTGAAATTAAAGGAATAAAGGTTGCTTTTGTCCAAATCCAACACTTTGTAAGGCTACAGTAATGTATTGTCAGACATCTTGAAGTTCAGAAATTAGGGTGCAATATGTGACATTGGGAACATTATATAATGAACAATCAGGGTAGTAAATTCAATTCTTGAAGATGTGCCACCTGGCATTACCGCAATACTCGGCTGCGCACATCAGCAAATATAGTAGTGGCAACATCACAAGTGTTTCCTTGCGTGCAAGGCAAAACTTGCGATATTGGCAGGCACAACATGCAGTTTTAGGATGGTACATTACGTCAGTGTCAGGAAATTTAATTCCCCCCCTAGTCATGTGGAGAAGTGTAATGCCCAcccaaaaaagaaaatgcaggtgtacATGTTAAGCACCATGAACACTAGTAATCAACACAATTATAAAAGACTTTACATTTTAACATGagaaattgaggtgcttagcacaATCTGTGGCCAAAAATGTTGGCTCACCTACCAGGGCCAGGTGACCTCATCGGGTTGGGCCATAACATCCCTAACATTAACCTATACATTTATCAAGGTCTTACCTATCAGTGCCCATACTAGTATGTACACAGCAAATGCAAGGACCCATACTAATTAAAagcacataagggtaggtgggtggGATGCTAGTGAAGGTAGAAGGTGACTCTACCTTCAAGTGTACATACAAGTTTTACAGAGTAAAAGAGGGAGCTCGACTGCACATCCGaattttaaacataagaggtgctactTTGCTTAGACTTGTAGTGCCATACAGCAAAAAAGAAAATGCAGTGTGCACCTGCATGGTTttattttctgtgtggcactacaagttttCGCAAGGTAGCACCACTTATGCTTAAAAATAGTGTGTGCAGACCAGCCCCCCATTTTGCCCACTATTAATAGTCCATAATGTTTTTGGAGtggtttaaaaataaatattaagttCATTTAGGCAATAGTTTTGAAAGcattcttctgcttccacaacattAACGCAGTAATAAAATACTAACTTATTTGTCAGGATTAGTTCCTAAAGATTGTAAGCTTACAAGTATGGCCCACTACCTCTTACTCTGGCTGTTATTACtcggtcttgttttattatagtTTTGTTCACAATTGTAATGCACAATAGAATACGCCGAtgttatataaaataagaatttacttaccgataattctatttctcatagtccgtagtggatgctggggactccgaaaggaccatggggaatagcggctccgcaggagactgggcacaaagtaaaagctttaggactagctggtgtgcactggctcctccccctatgaccctcctccaagcctcagttaggatactgtgcccggacgagcgtacacaataaggaaggattttgaatcccgggtaagactcataccagccacaccaatcacgccgtacaacttgtgatctgaacccagttaacagcaggataacagaaggagcctctgaaaagatggctcacaacaacaacaataacccgatttttgtaacaataactatgtacaagtaatgcagacaatccgcacttgggatgggcgcccagcatccactacggactatgagaaatagaattatcggtaagtaaattcttattttctctaacgtcctagtggatgctggggactccgaaaggaccatggggattataccaaagctcccagacgggcgggagagtgcggataactctgcagcaccgaatgagagaactccaggtcctcctcagccagggtatcaaatttgtagaatttagcaaacgtgtttgcccctgaccaagtagctgctcggcaaagttgtaaagccgagacccctcgggcagccgcccaagatgagcccactttccgtgtggaatgggcttttacagattttggctgtggcaggcctgccacagaatgtgcaagctgaattgtactacaaatccaacgagcaatcgtctgcttagaagcaggagcacccagcttgttgggtgcatacaggataaacagcgagtcagattttctgactccagccgtcctggaaacatatattttcagggccctgactacgtccagcaacttggaatcctccaagtccctagtagccgcaggcaccacaataggttggtttaagtgaaatgctgaaaccaccttagggagaaattgaggacgagtcctcaattctgccctgtccgtatgaaaaattaggtaagggcttttataggataaagccgccaattctgatacacgcctggctgaagccagggctaacagcattaccactttccatgtgagatatttcaagtccacagtggtgagtggttcaaaccaatgtgattttaggaatcccaacactacattgagatcccaaggtgccactggaggcacaaaaggaggctgtatatgcagtactcccttgacaaacgtctgaacttcaggaacagaagctagttctttttggaagaatatcaacagggccgaaatttgaaccttaatggaccctaatttgaggcccatagacagtcctgtttgcaggaaatgcaggaatcgacccagttgaaattcctccgtaggggccttcctggcctcgcaccacgcaacatatttacgccaaatacggtgataatgttgcacggttacatccttcctggctttgatcagggtagggatgacttcatccagaatgcctttttccttcaggatccggcgttcaaccgccatgccgtcaaacgcagccgcggtaagtcttggaacagacatggtccctgctggagcaggtcctgtcttagaggtagaggccacgggtcttccgtgagcatctcttgaatttccgggtaccaagtccttcttggccaatccggagccatgagtatagtctttactcctctccttcttatgattctcagtacttttggtatgagaggaagaggagggaacacatacactgaccggtacacccacggtgttaccagagcgtccacagctattgcctgagggtcccttgacctggagcaatatctgtccagttttttgttgaggcgagacgccatcatgtccacctttggtttttcccaacggtttacaatcatgtggaagacttctgggtgaagtccccactcccccgggtgaagatcgtgtctgctgaggaagtctgcttcccagttgtccactcccggaatgaacactgctgacagtgctatcacatgattttccgcccagcgaagaatccttgccacttccgtcattgccgtcctgcttcttgtgccgccctgtctgtttacgtgggcgactgccgtgatgttgtccgactggatcaatactggctgaccctgaagcagaggccttgcctgacttagggcattgtaaatggcccttagttccaggatatttatgtgaagtgacgtttccatgcttgaccacaagccctggaaattttttccctgtgtgactgctccccagcctctcaggctggcatccgtggtcaccaggacccaatcctgaatgccgaatctgcggccctctaggagatgagcactctgtaaccaccacaggagagacacccttgtccttggagacagggttatccgctgatgcatttgaagatgcgatccggaccatttgtctagcagatccaactgaaacgttcttgcgtggaatctgccgaatggaatcgcttcgtaagaagccaccatctttcccaggacccttgtgcactgatgcactgacacctggcctggtcttaggagtttcctgactaggtcggataactccctggctttctcttccgggagaaacacctttttctgtactgtgtccagaatcatccctaggaacagcagacgtgtcgtcggaatcagctgcgattttggaatatttagaatccatccgtgctgtcgtagtactatttgagatagtgctactctgacctctaactgttctctggaccgtgcccttatcaggagatcgtccaagtaagggataattaagacgccttttcttcgaagaagaatcatcatttcggccattaccttggtaaagacccggggtgccgtggacaatccaaacggcagcgtctgaaactgatagtgacagttctgtaccacaaacctgaggtacccttggtgagaagggcaaattgggacatggaggtaagcatccttgatgtccagagacaccatgtagtccccttcttctaggttcgctatcactgctctgagtgactccatcttgaacttgaacctttttatgtaagtgttcaaggctttcagatttaaaatgggtctcaccgagccgtccggcttcggtaccacaaacagcgtggagtaa
Coding sequences within:
- the RABEPK gene encoding rab9 effector protein with kelch motifs, with amino-acid sequence MEFLGVLEPEDAPKELMWYAFVPGGNPPSPRVGHTCIFVPASVDDGGKGKVVVVGGADPGCCFSDVHIINLDKYEWDNPCWEGLLPRYEHASFTSISNPGSIWVFGGAEQAENRNSVQLLNPGRSSWKSPKVEGSSPTPRTYHTSSAAIGDKFYVFGGGERGAEPVDDNKLHVFDITNLTWTEPETAGDPPRPRHGHVLAALGSKLFIHGGMAGSTFFSDMSCIDTGTMKWEKLKVKGDRPPACAAHSALSWEKSIYIYGGMTETGAIGSMHRYDTEKNVWTQLKFDSPSPAPRLDHSMCFLPWKIRTDISNSEKVQGDVNEKGDSNDLSVVDQVLDHTRHVPLCLIFGGMDTNGELYNDCYVTALQK